The genomic segment atttgcaaataattgGGCTGTTTCTGAAATATTGGTGGAAGACGAGTTATTGTAATTTACACAATCAGGAACAGAATTATTAGACTTCTTTAGAGAGTTAACATAATTCCAAAAAGGTTTGATATTAGTTTGAATACTGTTTtcgatatttgaaatatattgatCATGGCATATAGTAATCAAGTgttctaatttttttctaagATTAGAGAAGTCATAATAATTAGCATCCGAAggaaataacttaaattaataacttaaagaatttaaataatcaacaaCTCCATTGAACAATGGATGATCTTTAGTATAGACActggaaaaataatttgcaaataattgGGCTGTTTCTGAAATATTGGTGGAAGACGAGTTATTGTAATTTACACAATCAGGAACAGAATTATTAGACTTCTTTAGAGAGTTAACATAATTCCAAAAAGGTTTGATATTAGTTTGAATACTGTTTtcgatatttgaaatatattgatCATGGCATATAGTAATCAAGTgttctaatttttttctaagATTAGAGAAGTCATAATAATTAGCATCCGaagaaataacttaaatttactattaacttaattattactattattattattattattattagttctgGTTGAACGTGaaaccactatattattatttgcgaaTCTCAACGCGACGTCGTAAACTTCGGGATAGTCGAAGTTTGACGGATTGTCGATTGTGTCACAGCCCACCACCGAACTTATACATTTCAACGAGGAAGACGCTGTCGCCTTTCCAGTGAGGACCGGATAACCAGTGACCGGAACAAATTCACTTTAGCTACCTcgcaccttttttatttttttttttttgaaatagacTTATAtcgacgagttaagaacgatggtacaaaaaaaaaaaattgcggaaaccattattttggaagttatagccatccaaagtttgcaATTTTACGTGTATACGCATGAGCGCAACGTAACATTAATGCTTCGTGCTACGCgcataatcaatttttaatttttttttttttatacgtattttaataacttaaggACGATGGGGAAATCAAAATTTGCACAATCATCGAGTTGTGTTATTCccacaaaacataaaaaatatttaattagatgttaaaaaaaaaagataaacaaatttatggtttaatcaacattatattattatttattaatttattttgtacatcgATATCGTAGTCAGTACTATCGCTGTCATTGGAGTCCGAGTCTTCGGCAATTATATAATCCTCATTCTCGTTTTGTACCGCTGCTGAATACAAATGTCCAGCAAGTTGAAAAAAAGCAGATAACGGTTCAACGCTCTATAGAAGCTCCCTACGACTGCCGGCACCGGTCGCCAAACACCCCGGGGCTTAAATAGCAAACCTTAGGGGGAGGGGAGGAGAGGCGACCCCTTCGGAGTCGCGGGGGGGAGAGCATACCTGCCCTACGGGCAGACGTATGACCTAACAAACTTAACCTTGTTAGTTAAAGTAACACAAGTCGCGCCAATCTTCAAACTCAAGGGACCTCCCGTCGCCTAACGGCTCCGGTCACCAGTCTGTTAAAGaaacttaagtataatattaaagtggcTCAGGTCGCCAAACTCAAATTACTTCGCGCGGCATTAAAACAGTCTTGCGCACATGGcgcatacgtatatataaacgtaaaatcgcaaacgtTGGATgtctataacttccaaaataatggtttccacaaattttttttccaccatcgttcttaactcgtcgaagtacacctattaaaaaaaaaaaaaattaaaaaggtgctGGGTAGCTAAAGTGAATTTATGCCgaacagtattttaaaaatatatattgcgcCATTGCGCCTTAATTTACTTGAACATAATTGTAcgtgataatatattgtgagtTTGCACCCTTTTCCGTCCACGACATAACGCGAGTCGTTGTCGCTATAACCGCGAAATTAAAAGTAGGAGCGGCACGGCGCACATAAGTTATAAGAACCAATGATAAgcattaatagtaaataatatgtgttcagcagttccaattttgtttagtaataggtagctataataattaaagcatTTTGTCAATTtactgttattaaatttaaaggtattaactacgaatattatctatgttttctACTTTTCTCACTGGTTTTTgcggtattttaatatttaagggACTTACCTAcgagattttttaaattgtaatatttaatatccttATAACTTAGCTTGTAAATTAGAAAatcgtataaaaatgtataagaaaaaacagATTATGCcctttatgtttaataaataataataatatgttaattattaaaggttattaattattatacataattggaAGACATAGACCAGGACAAAACACTTGTGTGTGTGAAGTCCTCTTAAGCAGtcttaattaaatacctactttgaaacatttaaatgtatacctatataatatactgtgtatttaatatattaaattataagttataataatacttcaattattaaaatgtattcataaacTAAGCTGGTTTTAACTTGAATTATAGTTCACAACAGAGGTGGTTTGACATTTTTCAGTTGGTGGATcaagaataattaatactacCCACCCACCTACgaaaaagttatattaagtaCAAAAACTTACCTAAAAATACTACTTctaattgtatcaaaaaaatcGTGTGAACACTCAGTTGCTGCACTGtttctttttgaaataatgagtgttcaattttaaatgaatcgTCCTGTATTGTCTCTCGGGTAAACACAAACGTTTAAAACTAAAAGGGCTATACCTACTTTTAGTCACATCTCCATAAGGTACCAACCCACCCACGTATAAATAATCTCATGTGGGGCTAAAGACCAATCAGCCCTACCcatgcgcacgcctatgatacACACGtgttattatgttcatatataggtactatagtttactacctagtaggtacctacctatgtatgctactattataataagctacaaaacattattttataaacatacaaattttTCAGTAACTGCCTAgctgtctatatattttaattataatcaaccATTATTATGGTTACAGAGTAGTATAGACTAGCTGACTATACTGCTTAGgcattcttattatttaatagtataatacctatatactaaaataaatatacttacataggcaggtagttacataatatattatttatttattttgaaacatacAACTTGTGCTTCTTTgttgtaattagttattaatacaaCACTTTAtttcactttattttttatgaaattgattaaatagaaaaaactactacctatagtaccttacctataggctatagtatctacctatatcgttatatatgatacatttatacttaataatagcTGTAGCTATACCACGGTAGTAAGCAGAGGTTTGCTCAGGAATGTTGGATTGGGGGGTTGGTTTGAAATTTTTCTTCAAACAGAATATTTAGcgttacaaatttaatttagcaCCCACgcgaatttttcaaatttttttacagcacctatgtattacaatttacaagtagttaaaaacgatggtgcaaaaattaattgccggaaatcattagtttttaggGTGTAGCCTTACGAATTTCACGATTTTCGGTGTTTTACTCGCACGTAGGTACAACGCTTATGATTTGCTGCGCTTAGGTATAacgaattttcaatttaattttgttgaaacCTTAGTAaatcaaagttttaaaaattatggtgCAAATATTATTCTGACTTCCACCCATggtggttttacataaaaaagtcGAAGGACGTTTTCGATTTTAAGTGTCCGAATGAGCCCAGCGAGCGAGTGACCACGCTGGTCGCCGGGTGTATGTGACgtgcttttaataattttgttttgactCCGAGACCCACCCAATGTGATTTTACATAACAAGTCGAggaatgtttttgattttataattgtcCGAGCGAGCTACCACCGGGTGTATCTATatgaaaataccaaaaatttcaaatagctataactttaaaataagtcTGACCACTAAATTCAGACTTCCCCATCGTTTTCAGCATGCTTAACTACATGtacgttaaaacaaaaacaaatttaaaaaaggttgtTCAGTAACGGGCGTTAAAATATTACGTTGTACCTACGCGTGTAACACCGAAAATAGTGATCTTTTAAggctataacttaaaaactaatgatttctggaattcatttttacaacattgtttttaacttgttaagtacATAGGTGTCcggaaaaatattgaaaaatttgcGTTAATACTAAACTAGATTTGTTaccaatagtttattataattatatgtaagtaaatatattCGTCCCGAGACTATAGGTGATATAATTTTAGCCCTCAGATATAGGTActagttaattaaaaatctagAATTCTGACCCAAAGAATTCcgctaatataaacttttttactgCTGGAGTagtcagttttcaaaaaaaaaaaaaatgtttaaaataacatattttattgatgaatAAGACTCAAAACCATTGCAGATACATTAATgtcttataaatatactatagttaATTGCAAATCTAGAATTTGGTTCTAAAGAATTTCGCTAATATTAACGTTTTTACTCCtggggaaatttttttttattttgaaaatatagaaGAATAACACAAATTGTTGATATATTAGACTTGAAATTGAAACCATTGCAGGTACAATGTTACCCCTCAGATATACTAGTTAATTACAAATCTAGAATTTATGAACAAAGAAGTTCGCTTAAATTAACGTGTTAACTCTTGGGgtagtttgtattattttgaaaatttagaagaataacaaaaattgttgatatatattatacactatagtgtattataatatgtaaatgtattgatgtatagccaatatgttgttatttaactacatattttaaatcttaattgtTCGTAATGATTTTGAGAGGAGGCCACACTGTGACAGTGACCCACTGGCTAtggtattaccattgattataaatactgtaGATTGATCACTGGCCGGTTTTTCGGggtcacaaaatatttactaatggTAGATGNNNNNNNNNNNNNNNNNNNNNNNNNNNNNNNNNNNNNNNNNNNNNNNNNNTACCCATAATGTTAGAAatcaagttattttatatttcaaattcttcacttaagtatatacatttatccCCCACAAATATGTTACTATCCCAAGAAAACTCTGTTAAACTTTAGATTTCCTcatataaaaattttgttttttctctcttcTCCTTTTTTCTCTTGtatgataattcaattttatatttaaaactttaattattttatacactgtattattgtattagtctATAAGATTCTCCATGtacctaatagtttttatttttttctttccttatctttttatgttatgtttaaaattttgatttaagcttccattattattacatcaactgctgtatattgtttaaactttaagatTTGGACTCTAAGTccgttattatgtataaataaataaataaatatgatgtgtattataatatgtaaatttattgatgtttagccaatatgttgttatttaactacatattttaaatcttaattgtTCGTAATGATTTTGAGAGGAGGAAAGTGTCCACAGTGACCCACTGGCTAtggtattaccattgattataaatactgtaGATTGATCACTGGCCGGTTTTTCGGggtcacaaaatatttactaatggTAGATGGCGAAGCGATGTGACTATTAGCGATTACGTTATCCGAACTGACTAAATCAGGCGACCGTGTTAATGGGCGTGAGATTGTGGTTAGTAACATTGGGCAACGTTGTAATCGCTAATAGTCACATCGCCTCGCCATCTACAGGGAGTAAATATTTCGTGACACCGAAAAACTGGCAAGTGagcaatctatagtatttataatcaatggtattctTGGGCCGGTAAAATATTGAGCACAACTGACTGTAGTCAAACAATCCAGCCCGGGTTCTTTGATTAGTTCATACTTAGAGTTTGGTTCACAAATTTGGTCTCCtaattatgcatttaaatttcaaaaattgaatatgtacaatttaaatttttttaaatcattggcTTTTAAAATGATGCTTCTTATTTCTAGAGATTTGTTTTCATTGATTTCTCTCAATTGGCCTTGACACATGTGAAATTAGGCGGAAAGTTTCTgacataatgtttatttttgaccttattaattataaaatcgattaTCCTGGATTATTATTTCAAGTTGTATTTCATACTTCAGtttaacaaatgaaaaatattatgttgtatagatTGCACGGAGTgaattgtttttagaaaaatatcaatattttgctTAAAGTAAAGACATCACTAGACGTTTTACGTATTTGTGTTAAAATAGTCAATTGATGACTTTTGTCTTTAAAGGGTAACgagattgtaattataatttttattacataaatataaaactaatttagcAGCTGGAACTTTTTTCCCTAGAGCCTATCTATAGCTAATTTTgtgtcatattatgtatgttgatTTTTTGATATATCTCAAGATTAATTAAAGTAaagtattttgtcaattttactttatttttctaCTCCTTAACTCAtgtgttatgtatttattttttgttatcagtgttatatcatgtatttttctatatttaaattaagatactgGACAACGTTGATGAATAATATCACCTCAACAATCTCAACATCGACATTTCTTCTACAAAGTATGATTGTTAACATTACTCAAACAATTCACACAGCAATCTTCTGGTCTAGGTTTGACTGCATCAATATTAAGTGGAAGATGTTTGCTGTCCCTCACCAACCTTCATTTCTCCATTTCCTCAGTGGCAATAAATATGATATCACCTTCTTTGGATATTCCAAAATCTGGTCATCtagattaaataatacaaatagttaaaaacaagaaaataaataatatttaaatgaaaagtcATGGTACGgttaccaataaaaataataagagcATTTTCCTGTTGCTCTGTTGCCATCTGCCTTGAACAGTATTgtcgtttgaaattcatttgttgtaattgattttgtatattgaaacctaatacaaaattgattttaatctatactttaaccatactataaaacatttttaaacatctaatttagataatatattatttggttaatcataaaaaagaaatttctaTATGAAACTAATTcccaaacatttaaaactatatatgaCGTAATGACTGTAATGTATTAGAGTAGAGGGTAACTGTAAGTATAATTGTAACAactgtatttaatatgtataataccattgattataactaatagtatttatacttactaatttgggtatataaaatgcatagaTATTTGTTTGGATATGTAGGTAACCAATTacttatcaacaataaattaaacataaaacaatatacttttAGAGTAACCACTACTGATAGCTATACactaagtaaatattatttctcaaatgtaatataatatataaaagtgtgTAATCCTGCatgtataactaatataaatctAACCTTTATCATTTGTAATATTCACAGGATGAACAGGTGTATGAGgaattttgtttgatattttatttaatcgtctgtgtttttaaaacacaattaataatatttctatcaattaatattatcattgttattttttaggaaaattaagaaaatgtttCTATTTGAACTATAAGCTAAATGCCAAGTATAGTAAAGGAATTTGTTAATACTGAGTCTCCCTTGTAGTTATTCTGTGACCGATTATCTGTTTCGGGCAAACTACATATATATTCTGAGCCTTGGTCATGAGGCTGATTTTGTCGGATTACATGGAAATGTTGACTAAAATTTTTGTTGGTTTAAGTATTATTTCTAGAAAttgaaatcaattattatagtaaataatctataatagtacatataaaatatataattaaacatattttataaaatgtacactatTAGAAAGTTTAATAAGGTAATGTAAAAACGACAAattgttaatacataatatatttatggtgACCGACACACCTGGAAAACCAGAAAATATCAGAGGATTTATACTTATACTCGAGGAAGTCATGCAAAATCAGACTTAAGTAATTTTTTCctgaataacaaataattttagcatattttgttttccagAATCAGTGTACTTCATGAATTAAAAAAGagatccaaaaataaaaaataaataaatcaatcaatCAAAATGATTGGTTAGTATGATTGGTAgtattgtttatgatttttaaatgctagtataatatacataaataaaggttttagtataattaatgtGATACTATTaacaacaatttgttttaatcaaaattaaattaatttaaattttaaacaacggAATCTATCTATTtaaatgtagacatttttttgtgtataatttgtttaatatattaaggaAAGTAGAAGTAGTAATGATGATcgattataatcatttttaaatgctaGCTATTAGTTGAGACTAGAatcaatatgaaaaatatattagagcTTTTTACTTTTCTGAATACAAgtgttacaaaaaattaaaattaagttatttttctgtATGGATACggagaatttaaaaattcgcTACGGACCCGGCGACCGACGCTGGCCAAAAACGGCGTAAAAAGTGTAACGTTTTtcgaaaaagttttattttcgaAACATTTGAAAACCGACTGACCGCCGCCGCGGCAAAGGTACGCGATTGGACGCGCTAAGGAATCCACGGAAACGGGCCGAgcggactgtagaaacggagcggtgttaaattttttacgcCATGGTTTCACTATAGCCGGCGTTTTCCGTTCCACGGGTGGCTTGTAGACAGCTGTTCTGTATTAGATTATGAAAAAACCATAGACaagtacaatataacaatataaattgatatttacgCCTGACGGatgaacatttttctaattatttttttactatttttatattatattagcttattttatgaaaatattattcatcaacttaaaataatttatcaagtaagtcattttatcattttcagaataaaaatgtatgggaTCAATATCGTTATAGATCATAcccattacaatattacataatatggtgtaatattataatttgttgatatattaatttacatttattataatttgctcTCTTAATATAGTTGCAAAGATGCCTCGCAATCGAGTGAAATCCACAAATAGAGGTACCACATCGGAGAGAACTATGCAAAAAGCAGCACTACTATGTTTGGATAATCTTATGTCGGAACAATCTGCAgctacaaaatttaatatttgccaTGCAAGTTTAACCAGGTACATGGAAAAGTTTAAACGCCATAGGGGAACAGGTAGTTGTCTACCAAAATTCGGTCACCGgtcacataataaaatatttaacgactTTCAAGAAAAACAACTTGCAGATTACGTACGAATTTCCGCAGATATGTATTTTggtttaaattctaaaaatattggtaaactAGCTTATGAATTTTCAGTTAAACTTGATTCAAAAGTACCAAAAAGTTGGAGACGAAAGAAGGTAGCCGGTCCTGATTGGATTACAGACTTTTTAAAAAGAAACCCATCACTGTTCATTAGTCTCCCAAAAGCGACTAGTATATCAAGGGCTATTAATTTCAACCcagaaaatctaaaacattttatgGATAGATATGAGTCAATTTTATCAAAGTACAAATTTCAAGCACATGATATTTACAACATGGATGAAATAAGGGTTACATTTGTCCAAAAAACAGGAAAAATAGTAGCATCTCGaggttataaacataataaagcGATCATTAGTGGCAAAGATAGTACAGTTAACATGTACTTAGCTATAAATGCTGCGGGCAACCTTATTCCTCCCATGCATATATTTTCTAAGGCTGCCAATAATTCAAAGTTTATGCAAGGCGTTGAgttcttaaaaattatgaagaaatttGCCAAATATGTCAGACCTTCAGTTGATAAAAAAGTTCTTATTCTACTTGACAACCATAAAACCCACATATGTTTGCCAGTGATTGATTTTTGCAAGAAAGCtggcattttattattatcatttccaCCTCACGGTTTTCGTAAACTCCAGCCATTGAAAAGATCCGTGTATAGaccatttaatacatttttgaaccaAAATATATCGGCCTGGATTGAAAATAATCAAGGGATAAAATTAAGAACATATGATGTGCCTTTAGTGTCATCTAGTACAAGTGCATTAGTTAGTGCTGCTACacctcaaaatattattaacggaTTCGCTATAACTGGGATTTGGCCTTTAAATCGAGATGCATTTACTAAGGATACATTTACGCCAGCAGTTTTTGAAGATATTGACAATATGTTAATAGATAATGTCGATAAAGAACCAATAAATGATGTAATGAGAGGAGATCTAAAAAATACCATTACTGAATTACCAGCGAATGTTGGCATTATGCCTCATTTGGAGACAGAAGAAAGTTCAACTCTTTCCATTCTCTCTTATGATCTAGACAACGATCTTATtcaaaatgattataatgaGATTaagaaaatgtcatattatgaaCTAAATAATCCAGGGAAAAAATTTGAAGAAATTGGCAAAATGTATGAAGATAATGTTGATCAAGAACCAATAAATGATGCAATGAGAGAGCTAAAAAATAGCATTACTGAATTACCAATGAATGTTGGCATTATGCCTCATTTGGAGACAGAAGCAAATTCAATTCCTTCCTTTCCCTTTtctaattcttttttaaatgaaGAAACTTCTGTCTTTTCTTATTCAGTTACGGCTCCAGAAACTTATAATCTGATTGGGAAACTAAAAGCTGAACAACTAAgaaaagaatttgaaaatgattCTATTGTTACTCCAGAAAATTCTTTCATTATTGATGATTCACTCAGGGCTCCAGAAACTTATAATCTGATTAGGAAACTACGAGCTGaactatatcaaaaaaaaaaatgattattactattgcgtaagtattacatatttttatctctCTTTTTTAATCCTTTAGATaaactatgttttaatttgtattattatttaataatatatgtacttgcTCAAAGAAGTAGTCTCTCCTCGACGAgtctattaaatattgaatgcaTTGGAAATGTTAGTACTATGtactgtacctactatttaaataattttgattaaaaaggatattcataaataaactttgtactcattaatttttataattatttgaacataaaatatactatgtcaAAATCGACTGTTGAActtgtaacattatttttaccaagtgttataatattacaattcattatcatttattaactTGAaacgttacataatataaactattcgcttataatgaaatcaaaataataaatatttttataataattataacaaaaacaaattgttggcatattatgatattcattTATCTTATCCTATATTCCTATGAATTTACACAAAACAAACATCAAGACCatcataaatatgaaaaaatccaaaataatttgattgaaacaatatatttttgttttaatcttGAAACTAAAGACCACTTtcaaacaataattgaatagcgactcaaatattaaaaataagaaaatcactacatgaaaaaatcaagtgaatattcaatattgcaAAAATGTGAACTGCAAAAGTAACATTATTTGTAATGCCCtactttttgaaaaagtaacatAACGTGATAAAGTaagtaattcaattaaaaatgtttaatgtaacgAGTCACGTGAcctcattaatttttaaaagtaatttaccgaAGATTGTGGTATTAGTAAGTTATTCTGGTGGTAAACACAAGCACTGAATATTAGATTGATCGATTGTTGTATATTTTCACTTGATAGCTATGAGCCCCTTAAACATGATGTAAACATGATTGGTCCATTAAGCTTAAGTGAACCATtatataaatcgattttttatgCAAATAACCATTTAatcttagaaattataattcataagtaataaaatgataaatttgcactatgtttatacttataataagtaGCTTACCTAGGTACCTGTAAATAGAGAaacaacatttaaagtttattattcgttattcTTGCCATTCATTTTCTACaagttacattaatatataaatttattaacatgGCTCACAAATATTTCATTAAGAACTTAAAAGCCAAACTTAAGATTCTTACattatagtaaataggtacccttcattaatttttcacaaattcTGAATTGTATTTGACTATCAGGTTTTAAATTCTGAACGgagcaataaatgtattgatattacaatgatgtgttttttttttttaatttgttttttcgtGTGTCTGCCATCACCGTTTGAGGTAATAACACTGTTTCGATttccttcaacagtatcttattcgatgggaaagtgaatctagtttgtgCATTCTGTGAcctaaatagatattatatcctTTTTGTGTAACGaccattagtataatattaaaataaaattgaaattataaagcAATTATGTTAGatcatattaatgtattaaaatgtatacagtccATTGGACTTGTACAGTAAATACATGTTTATAATGAATACATTGATGAAGATAGTTTTCTATTTTGTTTCTAACTTTATACAGAACataaacttatataggtacctaaagttatgaattgtcattataatttttattactgaaataaaatttaataataaataataattcataaaatgtatttataccgTAACAAAAGTTACTATTAACATgagttaaacattttgaataaataggATTATAggaacataaaatattcataatagtttCTAGAATtctaagttatatattttcaaaacaaataaagcgattaaatattacattcttTATtagaattacctatattaaatagcCTGTATGACATTAAGCAAATTTGTCTCTAACTTAGCATTAATTAAACAACAAGagaaaaaacatacaattttgtaaatatcaaaattgtttttaccaaCATTCAggataatttaaatcaaaacctATTAAAAACAACTTAGGTAGCTAATAtaggtctaaaatataatataaatagccaaatatgtatgtgtaata from the Acyrthosiphon pisum isolate AL4f chromosome X, pea_aphid_22Mar2018_4r6ur, whole genome shotgun sequence genome contains:
- the LOC107883579 gene encoding uncharacterized protein LOC107883579 → MPRNRVKSTNRGTTSERTMQKAALLCLDNLMSEQSAATKFNICHASLTRYMEKFKRHRGTGSCLPKFGHRSHNKIFNDFQEKQLADYVRISADMYFGLNSKNIGKLAYEFSVKLDSKVPKSWRRKKVAGPDWITDFLKRNPSLFISLPKATSISRAINFNPENLKHFMDRYESILSKYKFQAHDIYNMDEIRVTFVQKTGKIVASRGYKHNKAIISGKDSTVNMYLAINAAGNLIPPMHIFSKAANNSKFMQGVEFLKIMKKFAKYVRPSVDKKVLILLDNHKTHICLPVIDFCKKAGILLLSFPPHGFRKLQPLKRSVYRPFNTFLNQNISAWIENNQGIKLRTYDVPLVSSSTSALVSAATPQNIINGFAITGIWPLNRDAFTKDTFTPAVFEDIDNMLIDNVDKEPINDVMRGDLKNTITELPANVGIMPHLETEESSTLSILSYDLDNDLIQNDYNEIKKMSYYELNNPGKKFEEIGKMYEDNVDQEPINDAMRELKNSITELPMNVGIMPHLETEANSIPSFPFSNSFLNEETSVFSYSVTAPETYNLIGKLKAEQLRKEFENDSIVTPENSFIIDDSLRAPETYNLIRKLRAELYQKKK